Proteins from one Anaerobranca californiensis DSM 14826 genomic window:
- a CDS encoding carbamoyl phosphate synthase small subunit, with translation MKGKLILENGAIFSGKVFGHIEEAVGEVVFNTGMTGYEEILTDPSYTGQIVIMTYPLIGNYGINFDHLESAFPKVKGFVVREKNLIPNHWRCEMDLDGFLKEYGVMAIEGIDTRALTKMIRNQGTMKGILSVGDLTPIEIKKKFNDFQNFNPVEQVTTKEVYNIPGEGKHIAILDFGVKKSIIKSLKEKNCSITVFPAFTKAEEILKVNPHGVLLSNGPGDPKKLPDIITNIKGLLGKKPMFGICLGHQLLALALGGDTEKLKFGHRGCNHPVKDLFSNKVYITSQNHGYVVKRDSLPNDVLITHISLNDQSIEGMRHKNLPIFSVQFHPEASPGPLENNYLFDQFLMMMEVGRVWQGITA, from the coding sequence ATGAAAGGAAAACTAATTTTAGAAAACGGTGCAATTTTTTCCGGAAAAGTATTTGGTCATATTGAAGAAGCAGTAGGTGAAGTAGTATTTAACACAGGTATGACCGGCTATGAGGAAATACTGACTGATCCTTCCTATACTGGTCAAATTGTCATCATGACTTATCCTTTAATTGGAAATTATGGGATAAACTTTGATCATCTGGAATCAGCTTTTCCAAAAGTAAAGGGATTTGTTGTAAGGGAAAAAAACCTAATACCTAATCATTGGCGTTGTGAGATGGATTTAGATGGATTTTTAAAGGAATACGGTGTTATGGCTATTGAAGGGATAGATACCAGAGCACTGACTAAAATGATTAGAAATCAAGGGACCATGAAGGGAATCCTTTCTGTTGGTGATCTAACACCTATTGAAATAAAAAAGAAGTTTAATGATTTTCAAAATTTTAATCCCGTTGAACAAGTAACTACTAAGGAAGTTTATAATATTCCTGGGGAAGGAAAACATATTGCCATCTTAGATTTTGGTGTTAAAAAAAGTATTATAAAATCCCTTAAGGAAAAGAATTGCAGTATAACAGTATTCCCTGCCTTTACTAAGGCTGAAGAAATATTGAAGGTTAATCCCCATGGAGTCCTTTTATCCAATGGTCCTGGAGATCCTAAGAAATTGCCAGATATTATAACAAATATAAAAGGGTTGTTAGGTAAAAAGCCAATGTTTGGAATTTGTTTGGGGCATCAGCTGTTGGCATTAGCTTTAGGTGGAGATACTGAAAAACTAAAATTTGGACATAGGGGATGCAACCATCCTGTTAAAGATTTATTTTCTAACAAGGTCTATATTACCAGTCAAAATCACGGCTATGTTGTAAAAAGGGATAGTTTGCCAAATGATGTGCTGATAACCCATATTAGTTTAAATGATCAGTCCATTGAAGGAATGAGACATAAAAATCTTCCTATCTTTAGTGTTCAATTTCATCCAGAAGCTTCACCAGGACCCCTTGAAAATAATTATTTATTTGATCAATTTTTAATGATGATGGAGGTTGGCAGAGTATGGCAAGGGATTACAGCATAA
- the carB gene encoding carbamoyl-phosphate synthase large subunit: MARDYSIKKVLVIGSGPIVIGQAAEFDYAGTQACRALKEEGIEVILINSNPATIMTDKEIADKIYIEPLTSVIIEKVLEKEKPDSILAGMGGQTALNLVVELYEKGILDKCKVRLIGTSIEGIKVGEDREKFQKLMAEIKQPVVEGKIVNSLEEGLEFANSIGFPVVVRPAYTLGGTGGGIAENENMLEEILVQGLQLSRVGQVLIEKSIKGWKEIEYEVIRDGNGNCITVCNMENLDPVGVHTGDSIVVAPSQTLTDKEYQMLRSAAIEIINTIDIKGGCNVQFALNPKNSEYVVIEINPRVSRSSALASKATGYPIAKVAAKIALGYHLDEIINDVTGKTYACFEPTLDYVVVKMPKWPFEKFRGVKKQLGTKMMATGEIMAIGSNFEAAFLKGIRSLEIGQYTLENKGSKMRSIEELKDRVQIPDDERIFDVAELLRRNFRVDKVSELTGIDSFFLGKIKNIVEEEKNLKKISLEELTPEKLRYLKEKGFSDKGIADLMDRSPQDIYQLRKSYGINPVYKMVDTCGGEFEALSPYYYSTYGVEDEVKVTKNKKVMVIGSGPIRIGQGIEFDYCSVHSILALREMGIETIIVNNNPETVSTDFDISDKLYFEPLTEEDILNIVDKEKPDGVILQFGGQTAIKLADFLKQMRIPILGTKPEDIDIAEDREKFDKIMEKLCIKRPKGKAVWSVEEGLKEAGNIGYPLLVRPSYVLGGQGMEIIYGEDELKRYLEYFFERNKKNSVLIDQYLLGRELEIDGIWDGENILIPGIIQHLERAGIHSGDSITRYPDGGISKNIKEKILQYTIKIAQELKVLGMINIQFVEYMDELYVLEVNPRSSRTVPYISKVTNIPLVKLATRVMLGEKLKDLGYGTGIYPLIDYVTVKVPVFSTEKIPLAEVSLGPEMKSTGEVMGIGKTFEEAMYKGFIASGMNLPFNNNKVIVTLKDGDKEKFLPMAKDFKDLGFEIFATKGTAIFLREYGYEVTEINKISEGVPNILDLINSGLIDLVINTPTKGKDSSRDGFRIRRRAIESSVKVLTSLDTVSALLQVLKEKIDINDINIYPLFKKNGL, translated from the coding sequence ATGGCAAGGGATTACAGCATAAAAAAGGTTTTAGTTATTGGGTCAGGTCCTATCGTAATAGGCCAGGCAGCAGAGTTTGATTACGCAGGGACTCAGGCTTGTCGGGCGTTAAAAGAGGAAGGAATAGAAGTTATTTTGATAAACAGCAACCCTGCTACTATTATGACTGACAAAGAAATAGCTGATAAAATTTATATAGAACCACTTACTTCAGTAATTATAGAAAAAGTTCTGGAAAAAGAGAAGCCTGATAGTATATTAGCTGGTATGGGTGGACAAACGGCGTTAAATTTAGTTGTTGAACTTTATGAAAAAGGGATATTAGATAAATGTAAAGTCCGGTTGATAGGAACATCAATTGAAGGAATTAAAGTTGGAGAAGATCGGGAAAAATTTCAAAAACTAATGGCGGAAATTAAACAACCCGTTGTTGAAGGTAAAATTGTTAATAGTTTAGAGGAAGGGCTGGAATTTGCTAATAGTATTGGGTTTCCCGTTGTGGTACGGCCTGCCTATACTTTAGGGGGTACTGGGGGTGGGATCGCCGAAAATGAAAATATGCTAGAGGAGATATTGGTTCAAGGACTACAATTAAGTAGGGTTGGTCAGGTTTTGATAGAAAAATCTATTAAAGGCTGGAAAGAAATTGAGTATGAAGTGATAAGGGATGGAAATGGTAACTGTATTACTGTATGTAATATGGAGAATTTAGATCCAGTTGGTGTTCATACTGGAGATAGTATTGTTGTAGCCCCTTCACAGACATTAACAGATAAAGAATATCAAATGTTAAGAAGTGCCGCTATTGAGATTATCAACACTATTGATATTAAGGGAGGGTGTAATGTCCAGTTTGCCCTCAATCCTAAAAACAGCGAATATGTAGTAATAGAAATTAACCCAAGGGTAAGCCGTTCTTCTGCTTTGGCTTCTAAAGCGACAGGCTATCCTATTGCTAAGGTCGCTGCAAAGATTGCCCTAGGATATCACTTAGATGAGATTATCAATGATGTTACTGGAAAAACTTATGCCTGTTTTGAACCTACTTTAGATTATGTAGTTGTTAAAATGCCTAAATGGCCTTTTGAAAAATTTAGAGGTGTAAAGAAACAACTAGGAACTAAAATGATGGCAACTGGGGAAATCATGGCAATTGGTAGTAATTTTGAAGCTGCTTTTTTAAAAGGTATCCGTTCTTTAGAAATAGGGCAATATACTTTGGAAAATAAAGGTTCAAAAATGAGAAGTATTGAAGAACTAAAGGATAGAGTTCAAATTCCCGATGATGAAAGAATATTTGACGTGGCAGAATTACTTAGAAGAAATTTTAGAGTGGATAAAGTCAGTGAATTAACGGGAATAGATTCCTTTTTCCTGGGAAAAATTAAAAACATTGTTGAAGAGGAAAAAAACTTGAAAAAAATTAGCCTTGAGGAATTAACCCCTGAAAAACTAAGATATTTAAAGGAAAAAGGTTTTTCCGACAAAGGGATTGCAGATTTAATGGATCGTTCTCCCCAAGATATTTATCAGTTAAGGAAAAGTTATGGTATTAATCCTGTCTATAAGATGGTTGATACCTGTGGTGGCGAGTTTGAAGCTTTATCTCCATATTATTATTCTACCTATGGAGTTGAAGATGAAGTAAAAGTTACAAAAAACAAAAAAGTTATGGTGATTGGTTCTGGCCCTATTAGAATTGGACAGGGTATTGAATTTGATTATTGTTCAGTTCATAGTATACTTGCTTTAAGGGAAATGGGAATTGAAACTATAATTGTTAATAACAACCCTGAAACTGTAAGTACTGATTTTGATATATCTGATAAATTGTATTTTGAACCCCTTACAGAAGAAGATATACTCAATATTGTGGATAAAGAGAAACCTGATGGAGTTATACTTCAGTTTGGCGGACAAACGGCAATTAAATTAGCTGATTTTCTAAAACAAATGAGAATTCCTATTTTAGGAACAAAGCCGGAAGATATTGATATAGCGGAAGATAGAGAGAAATTTGATAAAATCATGGAAAAACTTTGTATAAAAAGGCCTAAGGGAAAAGCTGTATGGAGTGTTGAAGAAGGATTAAAGGAAGCTGGAAATATAGGTTATCCCCTTCTGGTGAGACCATCCTATGTATTAGGTGGACAGGGGATGGAAATAATCTATGGGGAAGATGAATTAAAAAGATATTTAGAATATTTCTTTGAAAGAAATAAAAAAAATTCAGTATTAATTGATCAATACCTTTTAGGAAGGGAGTTAGAAATAGATGGGATTTGGGATGGTGAAAATATACTAATTCCCGGCATTATCCAACATTTAGAAAGGGCTGGTATTCATTCCGGTGACAGTATTACTCGATACCCTGATGGTGGAATTTCAAAAAATATAAAGGAAAAAATACTTCAATATACAATTAAGATCGCTCAAGAATTGAAAGTATTAGGAATGATCAATATTCAGTTTGTTGAATACATGGATGAGCTATATGTATTAGAAGTTAATCCCCGTTCAAGTCGCACTGTCCCCTATATTAGCAAAGTAACAAATATCCCTTTAGTAAAATTAGCAACAAGGGTTATGCTGGGGGAAAAATTGAAAGATTTAGGATATGGTACTGGTATTTATCCTTTAATAGATTACGTTACAGTAAAGGTACCGGTATTTTCTACTGAAAAAATTCCATTGGCAGAAGTTAGTTTAGGACCGGAAATGAAATCTACCGGTGAAGTTATGGGGATAGGAAAGACCTTTGAAGAGGCTATGTATAAGGGATTCATTGCATCAGGTATGAATTTGCCTTTTAACAATAATAAAGTGATAGTAACATTAAAGGACGGGGATAAAGAAAAATTCCTTCCCATGGCAAAAGATTTTAAGGATTTAGGATTTGAAATATTTGCCACTAAAGGTACTGCTATTTTTTTAAGGGAATATGGTTATGAAGTTACAGAAATCAATAAAATTTCAGAAGGGGTTCCTAATATCTTAGACTTAATTAACAGTGGTTTAATAGATTTAGTAATTAATACACCTACAAAAGGTAAAGATAGTAGTAGGGATGGGTTCAGAATTCGTCGAAGGGCAATAGAGTCTTCTGTTAAGGTTTTAACTTCTTTAGATACAGTTTCTGCCTTATTGCAAGTATTAAAGGAAAAAATTGACATAAATGATATAAATATTTATCCATTATTCAAAAAAAATGGATTATAA